One window of the Equus caballus isolate H_3958 breed thoroughbred chromosome 2, TB-T2T, whole genome shotgun sequence genome contains the following:
- the CHMP7 gene encoding charged multivesicular body protein 7 isoform X2 — protein sequence MRSACPSCSPPSKGVASRGELQRESDFMASVDSSWISWGVGVFLLKPLKWTLSNMLGDNKVPAEEVLVAVELLKEKAEEVYRVYQNSPLSSHPVVALSELSTLCAGCCPDERTFYLVLLQLQKEKRVTVLEQNGEKIVKFARGPHAKVSPVNDVDVGVYQLMQSEQLLSRKVESLSQEAERCKEEARRACRAGKKQLALRSLKAKQRTEKRIEALHAKLDTVQGILDRIYASQTDQMVFNAYQAGVGALKLSMKDVTVEKAESLVDQIQELCDTQDEVSQTLAGGVTNGLDFDSEELEKELDILLQDTTKEPSYLPDNTHETFYTNTVPKPRISDAELEAELEKLSLSEGGLVPSSKSPKRQLEPTL from the exons atgaggagcgCATGTCCTTCCTGTTCTCCGCCTTCAAAAGGAGTCGCGAG TCGAGGTGAGCTGCAGCGGGAGTCAGACTTCATGGCCAGTGTAGACAGCAGCTGGATCTCCTGGGGGGTTGGAGTCTTCCTGCTGAAGCCCCTCAAGTGGACTCTTTCCAACATGCTAGGGGATAATAAGGTTCCTGCCGAAGAGGTGCTTGTGGCTGTGGAGCTGCTTAAG GAGAAGGCCGAGGAGGTGTATCGTGTGTATCAGaactcccctctctcctcccaccctgtgGTGGCCCTGTCGGAGCTGAGCACCCTCTGTGCGGGCTGCTGCCCAGATGAGAGGACCTTCTACTTGGTGTTGCTGCAActgcagaaggaaaagagagtcaCGGTCCTCGAGCAGAATGGGGAAAAG ATTGTGAAGTTTGCCCGGGGGCCACATGCCAAGGTCTCTCCTGTCAACGACGTAGATGTTGGGGTGTACCAGCTGATGCAGAGTGAACAGCTGCTCTCGCGCAAAGTGGAGTCCTTGTCCCAGGAAGCAGAGAG GTGTAAAGAAGAAGCCCGCCGGGCCTGCCGAGCAGGAAAGAAGCAGCTG GCACTGAGATCTCTCAAGGCCAAGCAACGGACGGAGAAGCGCATCGAGGCCCTCCATGCCAAGCTGGACACTGTTCAAGGCATCCTGGACCGGATCTATGCCTCCCAGACAGATCAGATG GTTTTCAATGCCTATCAGGCTGGGGTAGGAGCACTGAAACTCTCCATGAAGGATGTCAcagtggagaaggcagagagCCTGGTGGATCAGATCCAGGAG CTGTGCGACACCCAGGATGAAGTTTCTCAGACTCTGGCTGGTGGGGTAACCAATGGCTTAG attttgaCAGTGAGGAACTGGAGAAGGAATTGGACATCCTTCTTCAGGATACCACCAAAGAACCTTCGTATCTGCCTGACAACACCCATGAGACATTTTATACCAACACTGTGCCTAAGCCTAGGATCTCGGATGCTGAACTTGAAGCTGAACTTGAGAAACTGTCCTTATCAGAGGGAG GTTTGGTCCCAAGCAGTAAATCTCCAAAAAGGCAATTGGAACCGACTCTCTAA
- the CHMP7 gene encoding charged multivesicular body protein 7 isoform X3, whose protein sequence is MWSPEREAEAPAGGDPAGLLPPEWEEDEERMSFLFSAFKRSREVNSTDWDSKMGFWAPLVLSHSRRQGVVRLRLRDLQEAFQRKGSVPLGLATVLQDLLRRGELQRESDFMASVDSSWISWGVGVFLLKPLKWTLSNMLGDNKVPAEEVLVAVELLKEKAEEVYRVYQNSPLSSHPVVALSELSTLCAGCCPDERTFYLVLLQLQKEKRVTVLEQNGEKIVKFARGPHAKVSPVNDVDVGVYQLMQSEQLLSRKVESLSQEAERCKEEARRACRAGKKQLALRSLKAKQRTEKRIEALHAKLDTVQGILDRIYASQTDQMVFNAYQAGVGALKLSMKDVTVEKAESLVDQIQEILTVRNWRRNWTSFFRIPPKNLRICLTTPMRHFIPTLCLSLGSRMLNLKLNLRNCPYQREVWSQAVNLQKGNWNRLSKAIIGPSSEGPSCKRVTRLVCVCI, encoded by the exons ATGTGGTCCCCGGAGCGGGAGGCCGAGGCCCCGGCCGGGGGAGACCCGGCGGGCCTGCTGCCCCCCGAgtgggaggaggatgaggagcgCATGTCCTTCCTGTTCTCCGCCTTCAAAAGGAGTCGCGAGGTGAACAGCACCGACTGGGACAGCAAGATGGGCTTCTGGGCGCCGTTGGTGCTGAGCCACAGCCGCCGCCAGGGGGTGGTGCGCCTGCGTCTGCGGGACTTGCAGGAGGCCTTCCAGCGCAAGGGCAGCGTCCCGCTGGGGCTGGCCACCGTGCTGCAGGACTTGCTGCG TCGAGGTGAGCTGCAGCGGGAGTCAGACTTCATGGCCAGTGTAGACAGCAGCTGGATCTCCTGGGGGGTTGGAGTCTTCCTGCTGAAGCCCCTCAAGTGGACTCTTTCCAACATGCTAGGGGATAATAAGGTTCCTGCCGAAGAGGTGCTTGTGGCTGTGGAGCTGCTTAAG GAGAAGGCCGAGGAGGTGTATCGTGTGTATCAGaactcccctctctcctcccaccctgtgGTGGCCCTGTCGGAGCTGAGCACCCTCTGTGCGGGCTGCTGCCCAGATGAGAGGACCTTCTACTTGGTGTTGCTGCAActgcagaaggaaaagagagtcaCGGTCCTCGAGCAGAATGGGGAAAAG ATTGTGAAGTTTGCCCGGGGGCCACATGCCAAGGTCTCTCCTGTCAACGACGTAGATGTTGGGGTGTACCAGCTGATGCAGAGTGAACAGCTGCTCTCGCGCAAAGTGGAGTCCTTGTCCCAGGAAGCAGAGAG GTGTAAAGAAGAAGCCCGCCGGGCCTGCCGAGCAGGAAAGAAGCAGCTG GCACTGAGATCTCTCAAGGCCAAGCAACGGACGGAGAAGCGCATCGAGGCCCTCCATGCCAAGCTGGACACTGTTCAAGGCATCCTGGACCGGATCTATGCCTCCCAGACAGATCAGATG GTTTTCAATGCCTATCAGGCTGGGGTAGGAGCACTGAAACTCTCCATGAAGGATGTCAcagtggagaaggcagagagCCTGGTGGATCAGATCCAGGAG attttgaCAGTGAGGAACTGGAGAAGGAATTGGACATCCTTCTTCAGGATACCACCAAAGAACCTTCGTATCTGCCTGACAACACCCATGAGACATTTTATACCAACACTGTGCCTAAGCCTAGGATCTCGGATGCTGAACTTGAAGCTGAACTTGAGAAACTGTCCTTATCAGAGGGAG GTTTGGTCCCAAGCAGTAAATCTCCAAAAAGGCAATTGGAACCGACTCTCTAAAGCCATTATAGGACCCTCAAGTGAAGGACCCTCATGTAAAAGAGTGAccaggcttgtgtgtgtgtgtatatag
- the CHMP7 gene encoding charged multivesicular body protein 7 isoform X1 → MWSPEREAEAPAGGDPAGLLPPEWEEDEERMSFLFSAFKRSREVNSTDWDSKMGFWAPLVLSHSRRQGVVRLRLRDLQEAFQRKGSVPLGLATVLQDLLRRGELQRESDFMASVDSSWISWGVGVFLLKPLKWTLSNMLGDNKVPAEEVLVAVELLKEKAEEVYRVYQNSPLSSHPVVALSELSTLCAGCCPDERTFYLVLLQLQKEKRVTVLEQNGEKIVKFARGPHAKVSPVNDVDVGVYQLMQSEQLLSRKVESLSQEAERCKEEARRACRAGKKQLALRSLKAKQRTEKRIEALHAKLDTVQGILDRIYASQTDQMVFNAYQAGVGALKLSMKDVTVEKAESLVDQIQELCDTQDEVSQTLAGGVTNGLDFDSEELEKELDILLQDTTKEPSYLPDNTHETFYTNTVPKPRISDAELEAELEKLSLSEGGLVPSSKSPKRQLEPTL, encoded by the exons ATGTGGTCCCCGGAGCGGGAGGCCGAGGCCCCGGCCGGGGGAGACCCGGCGGGCCTGCTGCCCCCCGAgtgggaggaggatgaggagcgCATGTCCTTCCTGTTCTCCGCCTTCAAAAGGAGTCGCGAGGTGAACAGCACCGACTGGGACAGCAAGATGGGCTTCTGGGCGCCGTTGGTGCTGAGCCACAGCCGCCGCCAGGGGGTGGTGCGCCTGCGTCTGCGGGACTTGCAGGAGGCCTTCCAGCGCAAGGGCAGCGTCCCGCTGGGGCTGGCCACCGTGCTGCAGGACTTGCTGCG TCGAGGTGAGCTGCAGCGGGAGTCAGACTTCATGGCCAGTGTAGACAGCAGCTGGATCTCCTGGGGGGTTGGAGTCTTCCTGCTGAAGCCCCTCAAGTGGACTCTTTCCAACATGCTAGGGGATAATAAGGTTCCTGCCGAAGAGGTGCTTGTGGCTGTGGAGCTGCTTAAG GAGAAGGCCGAGGAGGTGTATCGTGTGTATCAGaactcccctctctcctcccaccctgtgGTGGCCCTGTCGGAGCTGAGCACCCTCTGTGCGGGCTGCTGCCCAGATGAGAGGACCTTCTACTTGGTGTTGCTGCAActgcagaaggaaaagagagtcaCGGTCCTCGAGCAGAATGGGGAAAAG ATTGTGAAGTTTGCCCGGGGGCCACATGCCAAGGTCTCTCCTGTCAACGACGTAGATGTTGGGGTGTACCAGCTGATGCAGAGTGAACAGCTGCTCTCGCGCAAAGTGGAGTCCTTGTCCCAGGAAGCAGAGAG GTGTAAAGAAGAAGCCCGCCGGGCCTGCCGAGCAGGAAAGAAGCAGCTG GCACTGAGATCTCTCAAGGCCAAGCAACGGACGGAGAAGCGCATCGAGGCCCTCCATGCCAAGCTGGACACTGTTCAAGGCATCCTGGACCGGATCTATGCCTCCCAGACAGATCAGATG GTTTTCAATGCCTATCAGGCTGGGGTAGGAGCACTGAAACTCTCCATGAAGGATGTCAcagtggagaaggcagagagCCTGGTGGATCAGATCCAGGAG CTGTGCGACACCCAGGATGAAGTTTCTCAGACTCTGGCTGGTGGGGTAACCAATGGCTTAG attttgaCAGTGAGGAACTGGAGAAGGAATTGGACATCCTTCTTCAGGATACCACCAAAGAACCTTCGTATCTGCCTGACAACACCCATGAGACATTTTATACCAACACTGTGCCTAAGCCTAGGATCTCGGATGCTGAACTTGAAGCTGAACTTGAGAAACTGTCCTTATCAGAGGGAG GTTTGGTCCCAAGCAGTAAATCTCCAAAAAGGCAATTGGAACCGACTCTCTAA